Proteins from one Setaria italica strain Yugu1 chromosome V, Setaria_italica_v2.0, whole genome shotgun sequence genomic window:
- the LOC101757206 gene encoding protein LYK5-like, whose translation MSVYQAVINGAAAAVKWVVGDVSGHVGILMRVNYSCLVRLLALCVHRGDTYLVFEFTENGALSDWLHGRCGGGGCGSTLRWRQRVNFLLDGDLRTKVSSFRLAHAVVAVDGGAQLTLHVVGTQGYLTPEYLEHGLITPKLDVFAFGVILLELLSRKEAAFADAEMDEEMLLWEAAEEAPRRGAAWPSRCCATGRPEGDHARRYVHLASHDLALAARLVRHSPHHQRRSLLPNSGRIKHALRVVAVCCYERVVARPYCSTSGGPRTNVRTTRMPLTTQRGGMLT comes from the exons ATGTCCGTGTACCAGGCTGTCATCAACGGCGCCGCGGCAGCGGTAAAGTGGGTGGTCGGCGACGTCAGCGGCCATGTGGGCATCCTGATGCGCGTCAACTACTCCTGCCTCGTCCGCCTCTTGGCCCTCTGCGTCCACCGCGGTGATACCTACCTTGTCTTCGAGTTCACCGAGAACGGCGCGCTCAGCGACTGGCTCCACGGCcgctgcggtggcggtggctgcgGCAGCACCCTCCGGTGGAGGCAGCGTGT CAACTTCCTCCTCGACGGCGACCTCCGCACCAAGGTGTCCAGCTTCAGGCTCGCACACGCGGTCGtcgcggtcgacggtggcgcGCAACTCACGCTCCACGTCGTGGGCACGCAGGGGTACCTCACCCCCGAGTACCTCGAGCATGGCCTCATCACTCCCAAGCTCGACGTGTTCGCCTTCGGGGTCATCCTCCTTGAGCTGCTGTCCAGGAAGGAGGCCGCGTTCGCGGACGCCGAGATGGATGAGGAGATGCTGTTGtgggaggccgcggaggaggcgccGCGTAGGGGAGCAGCGTGGCCGTCGCGCTGCTGCGCCACCGGGCGGCCCGAGGGAGACCAC GCCCGCCGCTACGTCCACCTCGCCTCCCAcgacctcgccctcgccgccaggCTCGTCCGCCACTCCCCGCACCACCAGCGGCGGTCCCTCCTCCCCAACAGCGGCAGGATCAAGCACGCCCTCAGGGTGGTCGCGGTCTGTTG CTACGAACGAGTCGTGGCCCGGCCATACTGCAGCACCAGCGGAGGCCCGCGCACGAACGTCCGCACGACGCGCATGCCGCTCACGACGCAGCGTGGAGGCATGCTCACCTAG
- the LOC106804323 gene encoding uncharacterized protein LOC106804323: protein MKSSFKMSDLGCLSYYLGIEVKQERGRITLCQAAYAAKLLERAGMSGCNSTQTPMETRLKLSKKSSNPPVDPTLFRSIVGSLRYLVHTRPDISSAVGYVSRFMEKPTTKHFSAVKHLLRYIAGRLHYGIVYTRDDNDLKLQGFSDADMAGDVEDRKSTTSVLFCLGRAPVTWQSQKQPVVALSSCEAEYIAASTAACQGIWLGRLLGSFYGRAASVANIHIDNQSAIQLCKNPVFHGWSKHIDTCFHYIRECVEGGRVAIHKIHTDDQLADILTKPLGRVRFQHLRLKIGVVDIGNN from the coding sequence ATGAAGAGCTCCTTTAAGATGAGCGATCTTGGGTGCCTTAGCTACTACTTGGGCATCGAAGTGAAGCAGGAACGTGGGCGCATCACATTGTGTCAAGCTGCGTACGCAGCAAAGCTACTGGAGAGAGCTGGGATGAGCGGCTGCAACAGCACGCAGACGCCCATGGAGACTCGCTTGAAACTGAGTAAGAAAAGCTCCAACCCACCCGTCGATCCTACTTTATTTCGAAGTATTGTTGGAAGTCTACGCTACCTGGTACATACCCGGCCAGATATCAGTTCTGCCGTTGGGTACGTGAGTCGATTCATGGAAAAACCGACCACGAAACACTTCAGCGCCGTCAAGCACCTGCTGCGCTACATTGCGGGCAGGCTCCACTATGGCATCGTCTACACCAGGGACGACAACGACCTCAAGCTCCAAGGCTTCAGCGATGCGGATATGGCAGGAGACGTGGAGGATCGCAAGAGCACTACCAGCGTGTTGTTCTGTCTCGGCCGTGCACCAGTAACATGGCAGTCACAGAAACAGCCCGTGGTTGCCCTCTCGTCGTGTGAAGCTGAATACATCGCAGCCTCGACAGCGGCGTGCCAAGGCATCTGGTTGGGACGGCTGCTTGGCAGCTTCTACGGGCGAGCAGCCAGCGTCGCCAACATCCACATCGACAATCAGTCGGCAATTCAACTCTGCAAGAATCCGGTCTTCCATGGCTGGAGCAAACACATTGACACGTGCTTCCACTACATCCGGGAGTGTGTCGAGGGTGGCCGAGTTGCCATCCACAAGATTCACACCGACGATCAGCTGGCGGACATACTGACCAAACCACTTGGACGGGTGAGGTTTCAGCATCTACGCTTGAAGATCGGCGTCGTCGACATCGGCAACAACTAG